In Oryza glaberrima chromosome 8, OglaRS2, whole genome shotgun sequence, the following are encoded in one genomic region:
- the LOC127781750 gene encoding calcium-dependent protein kinase 21, which yields MGGCYSAYASSRKLRGRTSKISLVIPDPVPDAEAASPRKDGVDGDGDDVRGGGGGCDDGGDVVAIATTTADEFARRYVLGKELGRGEFGVTRRCSDAATGEALACKTIRKHRRLAPPRVTAAKAAAAHGEDVKREVAIMRRMSSASSSRGGGAASSAAVVRLREACEDAADGSVHLVMELCEGGELFDRIVARGHYSERAAANIFRTIVDVVQLCHSNGVIHRDLKPENFLFANKSEDSPLKVIDFGLSVFFKPGDRFTEVVGSAYYMAPEVLRRSYGPEVDVWSAGVILYILLCGVPPFWGDNDEKIAQAILRGAIDFNREPLPRVSANAKDLVRRMLDPNPSTRLTAKQVLEHPWLKNADTAPNVSLGDAVRARLQQFSAMNKFKKKALGVVARNLPVEEVDKYVQMFHHMDKDKNGHLSLDELLEGLHINGQPVPEPEIRMLLEAADTDGNGTLDCDEFVTVSVHLKKMSNDEYLAAAFNYFDKDGSGFIELDELREEVGPNEQAILEILRDVDTDKDGRISYQEFELMMKSGADWRNASRHFSRANFSTLSRRLCKDTHTP from the exons ATGGGGGGCTGCTACTCCGCCTACGCCTCCTCGCGCAAGCTGCGCGGCCGCACCAGCAAGATCTCCCTCGTCATCCCCGACCCGGTCCCCGACGCCgaggccgcctcgccgcgcaaggacggcgtcgatggcgacggcgacgacgtaaggggtggtggtggtggctgtgaCGATGGCGGTGACGTCGTCGCCatcgcgacgacgacggcggacgaGTTCGCGCGGCGGTACGTGCTGGGGAAGGAGCTGGGGCGCGGGGAGTTCGGGGTGACGCGGCGGTGCAGCGACGCGGCGACCGGGGAGGCGCTGGCGTGCAAGACGATCCGGAAGCACAGGCgcctggcgccgccgcgggtgaccgcggcgaaggcggcggccgcgcacgGGGAGGACGTGAAGAGGGAGGTGGCCATCATGCGGCGcatgtcgtcggcgtcgtcgtcgcgcgggggcggcgccgcgtcgtccgccgccgtggTGCGGCTCCGCGAGGCATgcgaggacgccgccgacggctcCGTCCACCTCGTCATGGAGCTCTGCGAGGGCGGCGAGCTGTTCGACCGCATCGTGGCGCGCGGACACTACtccgagcgcgccgccgccaacatcTTCCGCACCATCGTCGACGTCGTCCAG CTGTGCCACTCGAACGGGGTGATACACCGCGATCTGAAGCCGGAGAACTTCCTGTTCGCGAACAAATCGGAGGACTCGCCGCTCAAGGTCATCGACTTCGGCCTCTCGGTGTTCTTCAAACCAG GCGACCGGTTCACGGAGGTGGTGGGGAGCGCGTACTACATGGCGCCGGAGGTATTGCGGCGGAGCTACGGGCCGGAGGTGGACGTGTGGagcgccggcgtcatcctctaCATCCTCCTCTGCGGCGTCCCTCCATTCTGGGGAG ACAACGACGAGAAGATCGCGCAGGCGATCCTccgcggcgccatcgacttcaaCAGGGAGCCATTGCCGAGGGTCTCCGCCAACGCCAAGGACCTCGTCAGGAGGATGCTTGATCCTAACCCATCCACCCGCCTGACGGCCAAACAAGTTCTTG AGCATCCATGGCTGAAGAACGCGGACACGGCGCCGAACGTGTCGCTGGGCGACGCCGTGCGGGCGAGGCTGCAGCAGTTCTCCGCCATGAACAAGTTCAAGAAGAAGGCTCTCGGA GTGGTGGCGCGGAACCtgccggtggaggaggtggacaAGTACGTGCAGATGTTCCACCACATGGACAAGGACAAGAACGGGCACCTGTCGCTCGACGAGCTCTTGGAAGGCCTCCACATCAACGGCCAGCCCGTCCCCGAGCCCGAGATCAGGATGCTACTCGAAGCC GCGGACACGGACGGGAACGGGACGCTGGACTGCGACGAGTTCGTGACGGTGTCGGTGCACCTGAAGAAGATGAGCAACGACGAGTACCTGGCGGCGGCGTTCAACTACTTCGACAAGGACGGCAGCGGGTTCATCGAGCTGGACGAGCtgcgggaggaggtggggcCAAACGAGCAGGCCATCCTGGAGATCCTCCGCGACGTCGACACCGACAAGGACGGCCGCATCAGCTACCAGGAGTTCGAGCTCATGATGAAGTCCGGCGCCGACTGGAGGAACGCCTCCAGGCACTTCTCCAGGGCCAACTTCAGCACCCTCAGCAGGAGGCTCTGCAAGGATACTCATACTCCCTGA
- the LOC127781222 gene encoding probable RNA methyltransferase At5g51130 — translation MATTTAPEDAPSAAKGAKGEAKRKQSNWRGGGGGGEGGQGQKRKRKEVFVYGNYRNYYGYRIDRNVDEDPRLKIFKREWFESKDCLDIGCNQGLVTIGLAAKFKCQSILGVDIDSGLIETANWNLRRISRQDKVAVENTKAHNSSGSLSESCPEKVAPEISNGDISNGNHHDIFRVVSFRRENFVDSMCTSSEQYDTIVCLSVTKWIHLNWGDDGIITLFVKIWRLLRPGGVFIMEPQPWTSYRRNRLVSEVAKENFNTILIHPDKFREILLDKIGFRSVEVVTDKLVGAVTGFDRPIEVYHK, via the exons atggccaccaccaccgcgccggaGGACGCGCCGTCCGCGGCCAAGGGGGCTAAAGGAGAGGCGAAGAGGAAACAGAGCAactggcgtggcggcggcggcggcggcgaggggggtcAGGGGCAGAAGCGGAAGAGGAAGGAGGTGTTCGTCTACGGGAACTACAGGAACTACTACGGCTACCGG ATTGACCGTAATGTTGATGAAGACCCTCGTCTTAAGATATTTAAGAGAGAGTGGTTTGAAAGCAAGGATTGTCTTGATATTGGATGCAACCAGGGTTTGGTAACAATTGGTCTAG CTGCGAAATTTAAATGCCAAAGCATTCTTGGAGTTGATATTGACTCAG GTTTGATTGAAACTGCCAACTGGAATTTAAGAAGGATTTCTCGACAGGATAAGGTGGCTGTAGAAAACACCAAGGCTCACAATTCATCAGGTTCACTGTCTGAAAGCTGTCCGGAAAAAGTGGCACCTGAGATATCAAATGGGGATATTTCTAATGGCAATCATCATGATATTTTTAGAGTTGTTTCCTTTCGTCGCGAGAATTTTGTGGACAGCATGTGTACAAGTTCCGAACAGTATGATACAATTGTTTG TTTGAGTGTGACCAAATGGATCCACCTGAACTGGGGTGACGATGGCATAATTACTTTATTTGTGAAGATCTGGAGACTTCTAAGACCG GGTGGAGTTTTTATCATGGAGCCTCAACCTTGGACCTCATATAGGAGAAACAGATTGGTTTCAGAG GTTGCCAAAGAGAACTTCAATACCATCCTAATACATCCAGATAAATTCCGGGAGATACTTCTAGACAAG ATCGGATTCAGGTCGGTAGAGGTGGTTACGGACAAACTGGTGGGTGCTGTTACTGGTTTTGACCGCCCAATCGAAGTTTACCACAAGTGA